One Mus pahari chromosome 10, PAHARI_EIJ_v1.1, whole genome shotgun sequence genomic window, TACCTCAAAGTGCTCAAGGCCAGGAAGTGAGGGAGACCTCAGAAGCGCAAGCAGGAATCCCAGTTATATGGTTCGGTGAGTTTGTGCTCAGTTCCTTTGTCACGTGTCTGCCCTGCTGTCCCTAGAGCCTCAGGAAAGGGGAGTATTGTTTGGGGGTACTGAAAAGATGAGCcagaaggaaatgcagggatTCATCCTTGTCCTTGGTAAGTTTAGGGACAGAATTTTGCACAGTAGTCCAGAGGGAAAGGGTGTGGGGGTATCTGGCTCTTGGCctccttgcctgcttgcctgttcCTAATGCCCACCCAGGGAAGGTAGCCGCTATCAGAGAGTATGTGAGGCTGGGAGATAAATAAGGGTATCAAAACAGCACGAGGAAAATCACCTTTAATATGATGGACTTGCCAAAAGCTGAGATGTGGGCACTGGCTAAATCCTCTAtcccccattttttttccccagtaagaCATGGCTCTGAGCTGGGTCAGGCTTGCATGCTGGGGGAGATGGGCTGTCTCCTCAGAACCCCTATTGTCCTGGTGATGGGTGATGCAGGCTCTAGAGAAAGGCTTCCTGTGGACAGGTACTCCCGAAGCTTTTCGTCCAGCTCCTGCCTGctgtgagagagaaaaggaacctCGAGTCTCATGTATGACAGGCTGCCACATTCTGGAACCTTCCGTGGCTCCTTTGACATCCCATGTAGTCCCCATTTCATCCTGGCATTTGAAGTCTACCTGGGTGGTTTAGTGCCAGAGTTGCACTTCTaggttttcctcttttgtttttttgttttagacaagAGCTCACTGGGTAGCCAGCCCAGGTTGGTCCAGATTTCAGGGTCCCTCTATCCTATCTCAGCCTTCCAAGAGTTGAGATTTGAGACACTCATTTCTAATCCAGAGCATCCAGATTCCTTGCCCAATCTTGTAAATTAATCCTGCCCTTTACTTCAACAGTACTCAATGGCTGTCTTTTTCCCCCCTAaagatgttgttttgttttgttttgtttaatgccTCCATGCCTTTTCTGATGCTGTTTTCTCTGCATCAGTGCCTCTTATCTATCTTGTCAGGCTGAAAACTCTTAGTCACTTTAATGATCCAAACCAAATATCTTTTCCAGGTCAATTCCTTGATTCCCCATCCACTCACAACCCAACCCTAAAGATGAATGACTTGTTTTTTCCCCAAGTCTCCAAGCTTCCAGTTGTCATAGCACTGGCGACATAAGGTCTGACTATCAGTTTCCAGATGCTCACTCTAGAGTGAGCTCTGTGGGGCAGGACCAGATGGGACTGGGGCTTGAGAAAGTGTCTGTGCTTTGTAAATGATGTGTCCCTGGTCCACATTCTGCTCCCAGCCCTCTGGTGAAGTGGGTAGCTCCTATCTGAGCCTCAGAGTCCCCACTTTCAAGTTGACAGTTGTAGATGTTCAAGTTCAACAGAACCACTGGATACAGGTAGAGTGGGAGTCCTGCCCGTGGGAAGGCCCACCTGAAGTTCATGTAGCAGAAGAAGCCTACAGTCTGGAttaggaggaagaacaggaagatgcTGGTGTGCAGACATGTGGAGGATCCCGGAAGCCAGCCAGATGGGCGAGGGGCCTTGGCTGTCTTCTTCTGAAAGGGAAgtacaagaccctgcctcagcttttaacccaggtgagggggagggggcttgGAATCTATGCCTTCAATGATCCCTATTTATCTCCCTCAGGCTTGAGCCATCTTGGCTGTCATCTAGGGAACATGGGAAAAGGGCAGTGTCCAAAGCTGCCTCTTCCAATCTCACGTGGATCCATTTGTGGGAACAGTTCATAAGACATAGGTCCTCAAGTCAACAACAGACTAAAAGCTTAAGGGACgagagggaaggagaagtggATGCTGAAAGTAAGGGCAAGGGAAAgagcaaggagagacagagacacaggaaacACTGGTGCCACCACCGAGAAGTCTGCGTGGCCCTCCACCCCACTTGCTTTCTGGTCATCGAGGTGGGCTGACCAAGGGGTCTCTGGATAGTGCTGAGTGGTGGGCCTTCCTCCTGAGCGAGAGAGTGCATAGATGAGATCTGTGTTCCTTCGCACCCGTGTGTGGGCACACCTAGGTGCCTGTCAGGGGTCCTATACAGATGCATCGGCATTGCAGGAGTGTTGGGAGAAGAGCAGGAGAGGCCAGACCTCAAGGGTGAGCCATCACTTCTTACCACCAGACCCCGGAGGTCCTTCTGCAGGAGGCTCAGGATATGGTCCAGTTCAGAAAAGTGATGCTTAGTGCCCACAGGCAGGTAGAAGACGCGTGCTCCTGAAGCCATCCGGGCAGCTGCTTCCctggtggaggggtggggcacaGGAATCAAGAAAGATGATCCATTACTCTTTTTGATTGTACCCAAATTACCTTGTGCTTCCCCGTAATCCCTGATGGTCAGTACATGATAAAGAATAAGTATCATCCATAGAGTCCTGCCTTGGGagttggtggggttttttttgttttgttttatttttttgtttgtttgttttgttttttcgagacagggtttctctgtgtagccctggctgtcctgggactcactctgtagcccaggctggccttgaactcagaaatctgcctgcctctgcctcccaagtgctgggattaaaggcgtgtgccaccacgcccagcttgggaGTTGGTGTTTTTAACTCTAAAACTTATTCCCCAGAATCCCAGACAACTTTAGCTTATAAAAAGAAGTCTCtatgagtgtctgtctgtgttccaGGCTCTCTAGACTCTGCCTTTCATCTCTATCCCGAAGGAATTAACATGCCATGCACCAGGATGGAGGATGTACACCCACAGAACCCAGAGTGAGGATGGGGTCTCCCCTTCCCCAGAGCTCCACGGGGCACTTCACAGGCATGGGCGTGCCAAAGTGAGAATCAGGAACACTGGAGGCAAAATGAGCTCAGACCACTTCCTCCAAAGAGACTCATCTTGGCTGTGGGCTTCTTCCAAGAACCTCTATCAAAATATATGCCCTCAAGGGCTGGGgcgatggttcagtgggtgagaatgcttgctttgcaagcacaaGAACCCGAGTTCATATTCCCACTACACACATATAAAGCCAGGTATGGCTGTACGTGTCTATAGCCCCAGCATTGGGGGCAGAAATTGctgatagagacaggaggatgatggatattttcttccctctctcagtACCCCTCCTCATCTCTTACCTCATCTCTTGCAGGGCCTGGATCAGTGTCCGCTGTCCATAGAGCAGGGTGCTGACCTTGGCAGTGTTCTACGGGAGGGCCAGCTCTTATCTAGTAGCCAGAGGACAGTGGCCCTCACCTTTCCCACAGATACCTCATCCTTCTTCCAGAAACCTTATTAAATGGCCATGGCACCCTTCTTTTTGGACACACTGAATCCCCCTGGCACTTGTCCATCTGGGCTTACAGAGGACCCTCCTTCTCCCCAAAGGGTCCTCGGGGCTTTCCACAAATCCTTCTCCTTTTAAAACATGTCCCTGTCTCCTCAGGGAGGCAGAAGCCCAACCCAatcctttctgtgtctttctcctAGGCTGTGGGCCAGCACTAGTTAAAATCCAGTACAGGGACCTGGAGAGGTAGCTGACATTTCTGAGGGTGAGTGCAATCAAGCAAGAGGGGTCCAGGGCCTGAAGGAGGATCAGAAATAGCTGGAGAATGGGCCTCTCTCCTCTGTGTCATTCCAGCTTcctagcctaggctgtcctggactgAGGACAAAGGATTAAAGCCCGGGCTGGCAGAGCCCAGCAAAGCCTGCAAGAGCAACTGGCTCCCTCTGACCCAGCGCTTTGGCTGGGTTTAGCTTTCACTCCCCAAGTTGGAGCATGTTCTAGGGAATGACACCTGGGGGAGGAGCCAGGGTGGCAGAAGAGATGAAATGAGGATTCTGGTGCAACTGAGCATTTAAGCAAGTCTTATGCAAATCACACGTGAAGCCACATGCAAATTAGCGCCTAGTCTATTTCTGCATTTGTCTATACACCCGATTCCAAATACCTGGCAATCTCTTCTTTGTAGCTCAGTCTGTGGCTCCAGGGCAATTGCCATGTGGCAGTATCCTCTTACATACTATCCTGTTGCATCCTATGACCTACCCACCTTCACCCCCAAGCTTGGGTGAGGTTAGAGCTAGACTGTCATTATTCTTTCAAGCCCTTGGGTGGAATTCAGGGTGGCCCAGGGTAACTCACCCAGCCTCCCTCAGGCCGGACTTGGACAGTAGACCCCAACTGCTGTTTCCAGTGCCTCTCAGCCTGGTCCATCTGCCTGGAGAGAGCCTGGAGGGCCTGTAGGATCTGGCTTTGTCTGCCCAGCGTATCCTCCAGGTTAAAGAACCTTTCCCCTGGGGGTTGGGGCAGAAAGGTTGTTTGGGTGGGGCAGTAAATCCTGTTTTGTAGTGAAGCAGGAGGAACTGTGGATTCTTCTTTTAAGACCTCCCCTGGAAAGTGGGTCTCAGGGGACCAGCAAGCAGGGTGGGCGACAGAAAAGTATTTGTCAGGGAAACCTGACAATGTAAGCTTGATCCTCAAGTCCGCAGATCCCACACCATATAAAGGTGGAAGGGAGAGAACAGATTTCACAGTcatcctctgactgccacacaaaTGCTgcggtacacacacacagagagagagagagaNNNNNNNNNNNNNNNNNNNNNNNNNNNNNNNNNNNagagagagagagagagagagagagagagagagagagagagagagtgtccgAGTGAGGGTGTCAGGAGGAAGGCTCAGCCCAGGTTTTGCTTAGATACAGCTTCCTTGTGGGTCCTTACTTCTCCACTGGCTAATGTGCTTCTGGTTCGAGGGACGATGTTCCACAGCCCTACAATGTCCTATGGCCCTACCTGCCTGACCCCTGGGTACTTACCTTCTTCCTGGGCTTGGGAGTTCAGTGTTGGCATGCTAGCCTCTCTGGTGCCCAGGGCCAGCCTTGCCTTCAGCTCTTCCAGCTTCCTGGCCAGGTGCAACTGATCCTTCTCCATGAGTGGCTGAGGGGCTTCCTGGAAGAAGACAAAAACTCAAGGGCAAATGCATGGGAGTACTGTGCGGGGCAGCCTCCCCGCGGACCCTGGGAGCCCAGTCTTCCTCTCCAGCCGTAGACTCACCAGGACTAAGGAGGAACCTACAGCTCAACCACCAGGTCCCAACAGAGCCCTGCAGCTTGCACGGAAGCACTGTGTCTGCCACATCCTTTTATCTTTTCCTACTCACTGTGAGCTCAGGCCCTTGGTCATTTTAAGCCTTTAGGTATGGTGCTCCTTTAAGTTCATCTCCTCCAGGTATCCTTCTCTCCCATCCTGCTCGCTCAGACCagtgtttcttctcttcccctccaacccactccccacctccccaccttccACCATACTCCCTACCCCCAATCCCTCCACCTTGGGctttcttggtttccttttgttgttgagacaaggttcTAACTGTGCAgtcccacccacctctgcctcctgagtgctgggattaaaggtatatgccacctgGGAAGCCTAGAAGACAAACCCTAGCCCCTACACTGTCCAGCCCAAGGTCTGACTTAAGTAGAATTCAGAGAGTTAGCTGGGATTAGAACCAGGATAGTAGGTATGCCATGAGTGGAGGTGGCTGAGGAGGGCAGGGTCTCTGAGCTACCTCTATCAAACAGACATGGCTGGCATTACCTCTGGACCTGGTTCCCTCAAACTGAAGGTCAGGAAGGACAGGACATCATGGTCATCTGGAAGAGGGACAGATGAAATGGGGATAAGGAGGTTTTTACTCAGCAGCTCATCCATCCTGACTCTACTATTTGCCAGAGAAACAAGAGGCTTGTACGACCCTGGGCAACTCTGACTTTTGTCTCGCTTACTTCATTGGGAAGGTATGAAGGTTAAATACACAAGTGTGTGGGATGTGAGGGTTGAACCACACACAGCCAGAGTGGGGCCCAAGGGCCATGCAGCAGACCACAGGACACAGAAGAGAGCTACTACTGAAATTATGAGCACACAGTGGCTGCTTCCTGATCATGGCTGTAACCATATCACTTCTCAGAAACCTTCGGTGACTCCCCAGTACCCAGAGTCCAAAGATAGAGGACCGGCACCCACAGACTCCCACACTCTGGGTGCAACCTGCTTTTCAGCTGGGGGCCCTCCATGCGCTTTTTTATCTCAAGATAACCCGCTGCTCCAGTTCTGTATGTAGCTTGTGATGTCCCTCTTTTTACTAGCCTACAGCATCCAGTAAAGTGAGTTTTTGGATATTGATACCAGACTATAAAATTCCTCATGTGTCATCTCATTTGaggctttttctttttggagacagggtctcacttagcccaggctgccctttgaatttgctatgtagcagaggagaaTGTTAAACTCCCAACCCGTCCCGTCCCCCCACCTCTCTGTCCCAAGTGTTGTGatcacaggtatgcaccaccacactggacACCCTGAATGCTGCTTAAGGACTCACCCGCAGAGCTACACTCCCAGACTCCCTCTGAGATCTCAATAGCTTTTCAAAGTCAATGTGGCCTCCTGatggagaagccagagagggAGTGTGACCAGCCCAGGCCCCTCGTTGAGGAGGTGGTTGATGCCGTACAAAGGCACTTTAGAAGCTGCAACCAGGTCTTGCCATCACCAAACACAGCCCTCCACTCTTACCGACCTGGTAGGGATCTCACCTGCTGCTAAGGTGCTGGTGGCTGCTGAGACCCCAAAGAAGCCTCCAGGGGCTAAAAGCAGGGGCTCCACATCGACGCAGACCTCTTCAGGGTCCTTAGGAGTAAGACCTCCACTCAAAGACACCTGAGGGGCATGGAGGGAGTAAACTCCTGCCTCTTCTGGTCCCAGGGTAAGGGGCTATCCCCTACTCGACTCACCGGCTCCCCAGACCTGAGGTAAGGTAGAAACTACAGAGCTAGGGACTGCAATGGCATGAAAGGGACGCAGGCGTTGGTCTCACGGGAACCTTGTGGTTCTTTGTATTGGTGGGAGATCACTGGTCTGGGAGTACCAGGGACCTCACATGGGTGTGAGGACAAGTGTGTGAGTGACACATGGGTCCCTGTCCTGGGGATGTTGGGACACCAAATACCCTCCCCTCACACCACAGCTCTCTGTCCCACAGGAGGCTCCCATAGGAACAGCAAGGGTGACTCACacgcagcctctgcctccagtagGTAACCCGAGCTCGGAAGGGGAACGGCCGGTTCCTGAAGTCCCTGTGACAGGAGCCAAGCTCCCGGACACTTCCATCCCTGTGGACAATTGGAATGCAGCCAGCCACATGGGACCAAAGGGCTAGTCCATGGAGAACAGTCCCAGGAGCAACTCTGTCCAAGCCTGCAGTGTCACTGTCCCCGTGGGGTGACCTGGCTTGGGATAAGTCCCTGTAGTCTACCCTGAGGCTCCTTTGCTATAGTTTGC contains:
- the Lman1l gene encoding protein ERGIC-53-like isoform X2, which encodes MLETRGLSPSLCLLSLLLALHGAERSQTPPLRRFEYKLSFKGPRLAVPGAGIPFWSHHGDAIPGLEEVRLVPSMKNRSGAVWSNISVSFPSWEVEMQMRVTGPGRRGAQGVTMWYTQDRDQVGSVAEGRASWDGIGIYFDSSTSDVQDSPVIRVLASDGRDLREQSGDGSVRELGSCHRDFRNRPFPFRARVTYWRQRLRVSLSGGLTPKDPEEVCVDVEPLLLAPGGFFGVSAATSTLAADDHDVLSFLTFSLREPGPEEAPQPLMEKDQLHLARKLEELKARLALGTREASMPTLNSQAQEEGERFFNLEDTLGRQSQILQALQALSRQMDQAERHWKQQLGSTVQVRPEGGWNTAKVSTLLYGQRTLIQALQEMREAAARMASGARVFYLPVGTKHHFSELDHILSLLQKDLRGLVKKTAKAPRPSGWLPGSSTCLHTSIFLFFLLIQTVGFFCYMNFRQELDEKLREYLSTGSLSLEPASPITRTIGVLRRQPISPSMQA
- the Lman1l gene encoding protein ERGIC-53-like isoform X1, which translates into the protein MLETRGLSPSLCLLSLLLALHGAERSQTPPLRRFEYKLSFKGPRLAVPGAGIPFWSHHGDAIPGLEEVRLVPSMKNRSGAVWSNISVSFPSWEVEMQMRVTGPGRRGAQGVTMWYTQDRDQVGSVAEGRASWDGIGIYFDSSTSDVQDSPVIRVLASDGRDLREQSGDGSVRELGSCHRDFRNRPFPFRARVTYWRQRLRVSLSGGLTPKDPEEVCVDVEPLLLAPGGFFGVSAATSTLAADDHDVLSFLTFSLREPGPEEAPQPLMEKDQLHLARKLEELKARLALGTREASMPTLNSQAQEEGERFFNLEDTLGRQSQILQALQALSRQMDQAERHWKQQLGSTVQVRPEGGWNTAKVSTLLYGQRTLIQALQEMREAAARMASGARVFYLPVGTKHHFSELDHILSLLQKDLRGLVKKTAKAPRPSGWLPGSSTCLHTSIFLFFLLIQTVGFFCYMNFSRQELDEKLREYLSTGSLSLEPASPITRTIGVLRRQPISPSMQA